One Ktedonobacteraceae bacterium genomic region harbors:
- a CDS encoding nucleotide exchange factor GrpE — protein MQFDQEDRTTVAPQQATGGGQDEQSHQNDAEMTAELKTALVAEQAKSEEYLDMLRRTQADFINYKRRTGQEQNESRIVAQAAVLSQILPILDDLGRALQAAPPELRDNSWVQGILLVAKRLMSVLEQMGVRQIGQPGEKFDPRWHEAVSREARSDVPEGTILQVFRPGYVLGDRVIRPAQVAVAGSV, from the coding sequence ATGCAGTTTGACCAGGAAGATCGGACTACCGTTGCTCCTCAGCAGGCAACGGGGGGCGGACAAGACGAACAATCTCATCAAAATGATGCAGAGATGACAGCTGAGTTGAAGACGGCGCTTGTGGCAGAGCAGGCCAAATCAGAAGAATACCTGGATATGCTGCGGCGCACGCAGGCAGATTTCATTAACTATAAGCGGCGCACAGGCCAGGAACAAAATGAATCGCGCATCGTTGCTCAGGCAGCCGTTCTGTCTCAAATTCTTCCCATATTGGATGATCTTGGAAGGGCGTTACAGGCGGCTCCGCCGGAGCTCCGGGATAATTCCTGGGTGCAGGGCATCCTTCTCGTTGCCAAGCGACTGATGAGCGTGCTTGAGCAAATGGGCGTGCGGCAAATCGGTCAACCCGGCGAGAAATTCGATCCGCGCTGGCATGAAGCAGTATCGCGAGAGGCACGTTCGGATGTACCGGAAGGAACTATTCTGCAAGTGTTCCGACCAGGTTATGTACTGGGAGATCGTGTTATTCGCCCGGCACAGGTTGCCGTTGCCGGTTCTGTCTAA
- the dnaK gene encoding molecular chaperone DnaK, translating into MAKVIGIDLGTTNSVVAVMEAGEPTVLENSEGSRLTPSVVAMTKGGERLVGQVAKRQAVTNPENTIYSIKRLMGRKFDDPEVQRTMKSVPYKITRASNGDARVIMGGREYSPPEISAMILQKLKTDAEAKLGERITQAVITVPAYFNDTQRQATKDAGKIAGLEVLRIINEPTAASLAYGLDKKKDETIAVYDLGGGTFDISILQLGEGVFEVKATNGDTHLGGDDFDQRIIDWMADEFRKEQGIDLRNDRMALQRLKEAAERAKIELSSSMQTEINLPFITADASGPKHLLLTLTRSKLEQLVGDLIERTRGPVMKALEDAGIRASDVNEVVLVGGQTRMPAVVDLVRKIFGKEPHKGVNPDEVVAIGAAIQAGVLKGEVKDVLLLDVTPLSLGVETLGGVMTKLIERNTTIPTRKSEVFSTAEDNQPAVEIHVLQGERELARDNKSLGHFRLEGIAPAPRGVPQIEVTFDIDANGILNVTARDKATGREQKITITASSGLTKEEIDRMVRDAEMHAQEDRQRKEEIELRNRADSMAYQSERTLNDLGDKVSPSARSEAQDKINAVRDALKSNDMPRVRTAMEDLERTMQRIGTDIYSQAGAGAGTNPGPQGPDDSGTVEGEYREV; encoded by the coding sequence ATGGCCAAAGTAATTGGCATAGACCTGGGAACAACGAACTCAGTTGTGGCGGTCATGGAGGCAGGTGAGCCTACCGTCCTCGAGAACAGCGAGGGATCGCGTCTCACTCCTTCTGTCGTAGCCATGACCAAGGGCGGTGAGCGACTGGTAGGGCAGGTGGCGAAGCGGCAAGCGGTTACCAACCCTGAGAACACCATTTATTCGATCAAGCGCCTGATGGGTCGGAAATTCGATGATCCTGAGGTACAGCGCACGATGAAAAGCGTGCCTTACAAGATCACTCGTGCCTCGAATGGCGATGCGCGGGTCATCATGGGAGGGCGCGAGTATAGCCCGCCAGAAATTTCAGCGATGATCCTGCAAAAGCTGAAGACCGACGCAGAGGCCAAACTTGGCGAGCGCATTACCCAGGCAGTGATTACCGTTCCTGCCTACTTTAATGATACGCAGCGGCAGGCGACCAAAGATGCAGGAAAGATTGCCGGATTGGAAGTGTTGCGTATCATCAACGAGCCAACGGCCGCTTCCCTGGCATACGGATTGGATAAGAAAAAGGATGAGACTATCGCCGTCTATGACCTTGGTGGTGGTACGTTCGATATCTCCATCTTGCAGTTAGGCGAAGGCGTCTTTGAAGTCAAGGCGACCAATGGCGATACGCACCTTGGTGGCGATGATTTCGATCAGCGTATTATCGACTGGATGGCCGACGAGTTCCGCAAAGAACAGGGGATTGACCTGCGCAACGACCGCATGGCGTTGCAGCGCTTGAAGGAAGCTGCTGAAAGGGCCAAGATCGAGCTTTCTTCTTCGATGCAAACAGAGATCAACCTGCCGTTCATTACGGCTGATGCCAGCGGTCCCAAGCACCTGCTGCTGACCCTGACCCGTTCGAAGCTGGAGCAGCTGGTGGGTGACCTGATCGAGCGCACGCGTGGCCCGGTCATGAAGGCCCTGGAGGATGCAGGCATTCGTGCATCCGATGTCAACGAAGTGGTGCTGGTAGGCGGACAGACCCGCATGCCCGCCGTCGTAGACCTGGTGCGCAAGATCTTCGGCAAGGAGCCGCATAAGGGCGTCAATCCTGATGAGGTCGTGGCTATCGGCGCGGCTATTCAAGCCGGTGTGCTGAAAGGCGAGGTCAAAGACGTACTGCTGCTCGATGTCACTCCGCTGTCCCTGGGTGTTGAGACCCTCGGTGGTGTAATGACCAAACTGATCGAGCGCAACACGACCATCCCAACCCGTAAGAGCGAGGTCTTCAGCACGGCGGAAGACAACCAGCCGGCGGTGGAGATACATGTCTTGCAGGGCGAGCGCGAACTAGCACGCGACAACAAGAGCCTTGGTCATTTCCGCCTGGAGGGTATTGCGCCTGCGCCGCGTGGCGTTCCTCAGATTGAGGTAACATTCGATATCGATGCCAATGGTATCCTCAATGTCACGGCGCGCGATAAGGCGACCGGGCGCGAGCAGAAGATCACCATCACAGCTTCCAGCGGTCTCACGAAAGAGGAGATCGATCGCATGGTGCGCGATGCTGAGATGCATGCTCAGGAAGACCGCCAGCGCAAGGAAGAGATCGAGCTGCGCAACCGCGCCGACAGCATGGCATACCAGTCTGAGCGCACACTGAACGATCTGGGCGATAAGGTTTCTCCCAGCGCCCGCAGCGAGGCTCAGGACAAGATCAACGCCGTTCGCGATGCTCTGAAGAGCAACGACATGCCGCGCGTTCGCACCGCAATGGAAGACCTGGAGCGCACGATGCAGCGTATCGGCACAGACATCTACAGCCAGGCAGGAGCCGGAGCCGGCACGAATCCGGGACCGCAAGGCCCAGACGATAGCGGCACCGTTGAAGGCGAGTACCGCGAGGTCTAA
- a CDS encoding J domain-containing protein — protein MAVDYKDYYKILGVKKDATEKEIRQAYRKLARKYHPDVNPGDKAAEEKFKEINEANEVLSDPEKRKKYDEISNYYQQYGRMPGAGGFPGAEGGGTYQYRTMNEEDLNDLFGGQSPFSDFFEQLFGGGGFARGGVGGRTGTAGRAQQRATVGRDVESQVEVTLAEAYNGVTRVFELTQSDGTSKRIEVKIPAGVDTGSRIRIAGQGTQGTAGRGDLYLVMEVLPDPHFTREGTTLRTRVEVPLAVAMLGGEAPVELPDGKRLMLRIPEGTQNGKSIRIRGKGMPHLGQPDNRGDLYTEVAVVLPTHLNAEQRKLFEAFARATGYSERATV, from the coding sequence ATGGCCGTTGATTATAAAGATTATTACAAAATATTGGGCGTCAAAAAGGATGCAACCGAAAAGGAAATCCGGCAGGCCTATCGCAAGCTGGCGCGCAAATACCATCCTGATGTAAACCCCGGTGATAAAGCGGCAGAAGAGAAATTTAAGGAAATCAACGAGGCGAACGAGGTCCTTTCCGATCCAGAGAAGCGCAAGAAGTATGATGAGATAAGCAATTACTACCAGCAATATGGGCGTATGCCTGGCGCCGGTGGCTTCCCAGGAGCGGAGGGTGGAGGCACGTACCAGTATCGTACCATGAACGAAGAGGATCTGAATGATCTTTTCGGCGGACAGTCACCTTTCTCTGACTTCTTTGAGCAACTCTTTGGAGGCGGAGGTTTTGCTAGAGGTGGTGTGGGAGGTCGCACAGGCACGGCAGGACGCGCTCAGCAGCGCGCAACGGTAGGGCGCGATGTGGAGTCGCAGGTAGAGGTGACGCTGGCAGAAGCCTATAACGGTGTGACGCGCGTGTTCGAACTGACGCAGTCTGATGGCACGAGCAAGCGCATAGAAGTGAAGATTCCGGCTGGCGTGGATACCGGTTCGCGTATCCGTATCGCCGGCCAGGGAACTCAAGGCACTGCCGGGCGAGGAGATCTCTACCTGGTTATGGAAGTGCTGCCAGATCCACATTTCACCCGTGAAGGCACAACCTTGCGCACGCGGGTCGAGGTACCCCTGGCAGTGGCAATGCTGGGCGGCGAGGCTCCGGTCGAACTTCCCGATGGCAAGCGGTTGATGCTGCGTATTCCAGAAGGAACGCAGAATGGCAAGTCGATCCGTATCCGTGGGAAAGGTATGCCGCATTTGGGGCAACCCGATAATCGTGGCGACCTCTACACGGAAGTGGCGGTGGTTCTGCCCACGCATTTGAATGCCGAGCAGCGCAAGCTCTTTGAGGCGTTTGCCCGCGCAACCGGCTATAGCGAGCGGGCGACCGTTTAG
- a CDS encoding chaperone modulator CbpM, giving the protein MNEHRYTRIVIQAARPTTLYTEEETARYAHLEIQVIRRLQAVGLVEGILTVEGERRYSEEDVQRLRRIRRLRRDLGVNLAGAEVILELSRRLEELQRELEEYRRK; this is encoded by the coding sequence ATGAACGAACATCGATATACCCGTATTGTGATACAGGCGGCTCGACCCACGACTCTCTACACTGAAGAGGAGACTGCCAGGTATGCCCACCTGGAGATTCAAGTAATCCGTCGCCTGCAAGCTGTTGGCCTGGTCGAAGGTATCCTGACCGTCGAAGGCGAGCGCCGCTACAGCGAAGAGGATGTGCAGCGCCTGCGCCGCATCCGGCGTCTCCGCCGCGACCTCGGCGTCAACCTGGCAGGAGCCGAAGTGATTCTGGAGTTGAGCAGGCGGCTGGAGGAGTTGCAGCGGGAGCTCGAGGAGTATAGAAGAAAGTGA